One region of Chitinophaga varians genomic DNA includes:
- a CDS encoding peptidase domain-containing ABC transporter, giving the protein MAFTTYRQLDAMDCGPTCLRMVAKHYGREYPLDYLRELASITREGVSLLGISEAAEKIGFRTNAVKITFEQLDENVELPCILHWNQQHFVVLPPQDYNRHNPKDKILVADPGHGLVKVDKDTFLHCWQGKQTHGIVLMLEPGEQFHRQQAPERAATGFRFLFSYLRPYRKYVVQLFLGLILASLLSLIMPFLTQSLVDYGINRHNVHFVYLVLISQLVLFAGSTAIEMIRSWILLHMNSRININIISDFLIKLMKLPIRFFDSKMIGDIHQRIGDHTRIQTFLTGTTLSTLFSFVNLLVFTAVLAVYSMKILLVFVLFSAAAITWIFFFLRRRKALDYRRFQRMSDNENVLFELITGMQEIKLNNCETARRWEWEHVQAGLYRINVKSLALGQYQQIGSVFFNQLKNILISFISAREVMNGNLTLGMMLSVSYIIGQMNSPLDQLLTFIQSAQDAKMSLDRLGEIHNRPEEETRDLVIPPPSQSEGKGDIVLENVSFQYGGARSPFVLQDINLVVPEGKVTAIVGTSGSGKTTLMKLLLQFYEPTGGQIKVGEHDLLDLSPKWWRRQCGNVMQDGFIFSGTIAKNIAISDETINNEKLVHAAEMANIRHFIEDLPLGYQTKIGNAGNGISAGQKQRIQIARAIYKNPHYLFFDEATSALDANNERVIMDNLDQFFRGKTVVVIAHRLSTVKNADQIIVLDRGRIVETGNHATLTARKGNYYELVKNQLELGG; this is encoded by the coding sequence ATGGCTTTTACTACTTACAGACAACTGGACGCGATGGACTGCGGGCCTACCTGCCTGCGGATGGTGGCCAAACACTACGGCCGCGAATATCCGCTCGACTACCTGCGCGAACTGGCCAGCATCACCCGGGAAGGCGTAAGCCTGCTCGGTATCAGTGAAGCCGCAGAAAAAATCGGGTTCCGCACCAACGCCGTGAAGATCACTTTCGAACAACTGGATGAAAATGTGGAACTGCCCTGTATCCTGCACTGGAACCAACAACACTTCGTGGTGTTGCCGCCGCAGGACTATAACCGGCACAATCCCAAAGACAAAATACTGGTGGCAGATCCGGGCCATGGCCTTGTCAAGGTGGACAAAGACACCTTCCTCCACTGCTGGCAGGGCAAACAGACCCATGGCATAGTACTGATGCTGGAGCCGGGAGAGCAGTTCCACCGGCAACAGGCGCCGGAACGCGCAGCCACCGGCTTCCGCTTCCTGTTCAGCTACCTGCGCCCGTACCGCAAATACGTGGTGCAGCTGTTCCTGGGCCTGATACTGGCCAGCCTCCTGTCGCTCATTATGCCCTTCCTCACACAGAGCCTGGTGGACTATGGCATCAACCGCCACAATGTACATTTCGTATACCTGGTGCTGATATCCCAACTGGTGCTGTTTGCCGGCTCCACGGCCATTGAGATGATCCGAAGCTGGATACTGCTGCATATGAACAGCCGTATCAATATCAATATCATCTCCGATTTTCTGATCAAACTGATGAAACTGCCGATCCGCTTTTTCGACAGTAAGATGATCGGGGATATCCACCAGCGCATCGGCGACCATACCCGTATCCAGACTTTCCTCACAGGGACTACCCTGTCAACCTTGTTCTCTTTCGTGAACCTGCTGGTGTTTACCGCGGTACTGGCGGTGTACAGTATGAAAATACTGCTGGTGTTCGTGTTGTTCAGCGCAGCGGCCATTACCTGGATCTTCTTTTTCCTGCGCCGCCGTAAAGCGCTGGACTACCGGCGCTTCCAGCGTATGAGCGACAATGAGAACGTGCTCTTTGAGCTCATCACCGGTATGCAGGAAATTAAACTCAACAACTGTGAAACAGCCCGGCGCTGGGAATGGGAGCATGTACAAGCCGGCCTGTACCGGATCAACGTCAAAAGCCTCGCGCTGGGACAGTACCAGCAAATAGGCTCCGTTTTCTTCAATCAGCTGAAAAACATCCTGATTTCGTTTATCAGTGCCCGTGAGGTGATGAATGGAAACCTCACCCTCGGTATGATGCTGTCTGTAAGCTACATCATCGGACAGATGAACAGCCCGCTGGACCAGCTGTTGACTTTTATCCAGTCCGCCCAGGACGCCAAAATGAGCCTGGACAGGTTGGGAGAGATACACAACCGTCCGGAGGAGGAAACGCGCGACCTGGTGATACCGCCGCCATCACAGTCTGAGGGCAAAGGTGATATCGTGCTCGAAAATGTCTCTTTTCAATACGGCGGCGCAAGATCGCCATTCGTATTGCAGGATATCAACCTCGTTGTGCCGGAAGGAAAAGTGACGGCCATTGTAGGCACCAGCGGCAGCGGCAAAACAACGCTCATGAAACTGCTGCTGCAGTTTTATGAGCCTACCGGCGGACAGATAAAAGTAGGAGAGCATGACCTGCTGGACTTATCACCCAAATGGTGGCGCCGTCAATGCGGCAACGTGATGCAGGACGGGTTCATCTTCTCCGGCACCATCGCCAAAAACATCGCCATCAGCGATGAGACCATTAACAACGAAAAACTGGTGCATGCCGCTGAAATGGCGAACATCCGTCATTTTATAGAAGACCTGCCGCTGGGCTACCAGACCAAAATAGGTAATGCCGGCAACGGCATCAGCGCGGGCCAGAAACAAAGAATACAGATTGCGCGCGCCATCTACAAAAATCCGCATTACCTGTTCTTCGATGAAGCTACCAGCGCGCTCGACGCCAACAACGAACGGGTGATCATGGACAACCTGGATCAGTTCTTCCGTGGCAAGACGGTAGTGGTGATCGCCCACCGCCTCAGCACCGTGAAAAATGCTGACCAGATCATTGTGCTGGACCGGGGCCGCATCGTGGAAACCGGCAACCACGCCACATTGACCGCACGGAAGGGCAATTATTATGAACTGGTAAAAAATCAACTGGAACTGGGAGGATAA
- a CDS encoding class I lanthipeptide — MRKRKIALGKKLSLNKAAISTLTVQQQAVVGGGPFTVMPRCIETVVQTCITYMPGQDQCYICPEA, encoded by the coding sequence ATGAGAAAAAGAAAAATTGCCCTCGGCAAGAAATTGTCCCTGAACAAAGCTGCCATTTCCACGCTGACCGTACAACAGCAGGCTGTTGTAGGTGGCGGGCCTTTTACTGTGATGCCCCGCTGCATCGAGACAGTAGTCCAAACCTGTATCACGTATATGCCTGGGCAGGACCAATGCTACATCTGCCCTGAAGCTTAA
- a CDS encoding class I lanthipeptide: MKKKKIDLSRKLLLNKETVASLNESQQQHLVGGAVTRDIVCTEDTRAISSCRATRPSPNSPCCQIP; encoded by the coding sequence ATGAAAAAGAAAAAAATCGATCTCAGCAGAAAACTGCTACTGAACAAAGAAACTGTCGCATCATTGAACGAATCCCAGCAGCAGCATCTGGTGGGAGGCGCCGTTACGCGCGATATCGTTTGCACTGAAGATACACGTGCTATCTCCAGTTGCAGAGCTACGCGTCCGTCGCCTAACTCACCCTGCTGCCAGATACCCTGA
- a CDS encoding WG repeat-containing protein yields MKNIVLLIACCLFAKAAVAQQPLIAFVPDKDIRDIGLFSEGLAWALTPGGSYGYIDTTGKMVIRPQFREAGTFREGLAIVGQSVNGTIRYGYVNRQGRLVVPCQYEDAYDFSCGRAAVRKNDVWEYIDRQGKTALGPAFIRIDSIIDKTYGGAYTEIKARPLSFHNGRLLVRKGKLHGFVDTAGHWVIPPAYAWAREFSDGVAVVAGKEIQQDSMPGNSELAQLYNKLPAGGPEYTTLVIDSTGKPLFTTAVKGLEEFVDGAALFYQDDKWGLMDKKGNFLIAPTFADQPYPVSCGVFFTQVNGNAEGNRDGYLQIYNTTGQSTGKTPLCNAEGHCIYDSHRAFFAGLMAVQVEDKWGFVDTTGKMVIPPVYKKISDFAESHAAVKTADGTLQVLRNPVK; encoded by the coding sequence ATGAAGAACATCGTTTTATTGATTGCATGTTGTCTGTTTGCCAAAGCAGCTGTTGCCCAACAACCTCTTATTGCCTTTGTTCCCGATAAAGATATCCGTGATATCGGCCTGTTTTCAGAAGGCCTTGCCTGGGCGCTGACACCCGGCGGAAGCTATGGTTATATAGATACCACCGGTAAAATGGTCATCAGGCCGCAATTCCGTGAAGCCGGCACCTTCCGCGAAGGATTGGCCATCGTAGGCCAGTCAGTGAACGGCACTATCCGCTATGGGTACGTCAACCGGCAGGGGCGCCTGGTGGTGCCCTGCCAGTATGAAGATGCCTACGACTTCTCTTGCGGACGGGCGGCCGTCAGAAAAAATGATGTCTGGGAGTATATCGACCGTCAGGGGAAAACGGCCCTGGGCCCTGCGTTTATCCGTATAGACTCCATCATCGATAAAACCTACGGTGGCGCCTATACCGAAATAAAAGCCCGGCCGCTTTCATTTCATAACGGCCGTCTGCTGGTAAGAAAAGGAAAACTGCATGGCTTTGTGGATACTGCCGGTCATTGGGTGATTCCCCCTGCCTATGCCTGGGCCCGTGAGTTTTCTGATGGTGTGGCCGTGGTAGCCGGAAAGGAAATACAGCAGGACAGTATGCCCGGCAATAGTGAGCTGGCGCAGTTATACAATAAATTACCCGCCGGGGGACCGGAATATACCACCCTGGTCATCGACAGTACCGGTAAACCGCTCTTCACCACAGCCGTAAAGGGACTGGAAGAATTTGTTGACGGGGCAGCCCTCTTCTACCAGGACGATAAATGGGGGCTGATGGATAAAAAAGGAAATTTTCTGATAGCGCCCACCTTTGCTGACCAGCCTTACCCTGTCTCCTGCGGTGTATTTTTTACTCAGGTAAATGGTAACGCGGAGGGTAACCGTGACGGCTATCTGCAGATATACAATACCACCGGGCAATCCACCGGCAAAACACCGCTCTGCAATGCCGAAGGCCATTGTATATATGACTCCCATCGTGCTTTCTTTGCCGGCCTGATGGCGGTACAGGTGGAAGATAAATGGGGCTTTGTAGACACCACCGGAAAAATGGTGATACCTCCGGTCTATAAAAAAATATCGGATTTTGCCGAAAGTCATGCGGCCGTGAAAACCGCAGACGGAACCCTGCAGGTACTGCGTAACCCTGTTAAATAA
- a CDS encoding lantibiotic dehydratase, with protein sequence MALSHTGFFLLRSPLYPVNRYRDVLEDSLQELADKNPLFLYALCIASGDLLKELERFLSDPASFNKKKTDKLRKSLYKYWVRACSRSTPYGLFAGCTTGTIGADTQLLLNDMKDAYQYVRLDMDYYTRICNHISQQPDISMALRYYPNNSIYKTGDKYRYAEYTINNNRRKYLLTAVEDSVFMTAIIREAAAGLTIAQIVQVIHEQDPSVTEEEATGFVRELIESQLLIADTEPRITGEDNLQSLTDRLLSIPEASTFRDALLALQQLFRQQDFERSRLAAIHQQCETAFPVSIPKDLLQIDLFKTAQQCQLSETLVNDILSQVHSLMALCLGYSKGQSEMSSFMTRFMERYESQEVPLNLVLDGETGIGYGAAIENTVHAPFVEDVAGAPASENQTVNWSPLQQLGLDKYEQFLQQDLSEVAITDEDLQKLGDPETVNMARSCYLFGSLLGPSAEAADKGDYRFALNSMGGPSAANLLGRFCNGDEVLTEKVKAILDEEAAAYPDLVIAEVVHFPEARAANVLIRPTLRPYEIPYIGVAGTPEEFRIPVADIMVSVRQNEVVLRSKRLNKRILPRLSSAHNYGYNSLPIYKFLCDLQHQSLISFLHWDWGVFANRKRLPRVVYKNIILSRAMWTLTAKEVEHLGDDAAANQRFIDQYREQQKMPDKVLLAEADNELLLDLTAPAAVGLLIDHVKKMSSVKLKECLLAEESGIVRDIHNGEYAHEVLIPMRSVPVAEKAGDKPRPATAAAAPAALPERSFAPGSEWLYVKVYCGFRVAEELLATWFAEQLPQWQEDGLFEDFFFLRYGDPLPHIRLRFRNRHRPGNNDEILHRIQTGLQPMVDNGQVSKIQCDTYIREIERYGAATIEISEQLFSADSLAVLGVVNMLEGAEGESYRWRMALRGTDMLLEDFGLTPTERKQLLAGLREGFASEFGGAKVQHKPLNDKYRKHQQEIASFLRAENDEANEIAEAVEFFRQRSAVTAPLAKQIRQHYQNDNRYFDILASHIHMFLNRIFVAKQRKHEMVIYHFLEKYYLSQLAMEATLK encoded by the coding sequence ATGGCCTTATCACATACAGGATTTTTCCTATTAAGAAGCCCGCTATACCCGGTGAACAGGTATCGTGACGTGTTGGAAGACAGCCTCCAGGAGCTGGCAGACAAGAACCCGCTGTTCCTGTACGCCCTTTGCATCGCCTCTGGCGACCTGCTCAAAGAGCTGGAGAGATTCCTCAGTGATCCGGCGTCCTTCAACAAGAAGAAGACCGACAAGCTGCGTAAATCGCTGTATAAATACTGGGTGCGCGCCTGCTCCCGCAGCACGCCCTATGGACTCTTCGCCGGTTGCACCACCGGCACCATCGGCGCTGATACCCAACTGCTGCTCAATGATATGAAAGACGCCTATCAATACGTGCGCCTCGATATGGACTACTATACCCGTATCTGTAATCATATCAGCCAGCAGCCGGACATCAGCATGGCATTACGCTATTATCCCAATAACAGCATCTATAAAACCGGTGATAAATACCGCTACGCGGAATATACCATCAACAACAACAGGCGCAAATACCTGCTCACCGCAGTGGAAGATTCGGTGTTTATGACCGCTATCATCCGGGAAGCCGCCGCCGGCCTGACGATCGCACAGATCGTACAGGTGATACACGAGCAAGACCCCTCCGTGACGGAAGAAGAAGCCACCGGCTTCGTCCGTGAACTGATAGAATCACAATTGCTCATCGCAGACACCGAGCCACGAATTACAGGTGAAGACAACCTGCAATCCCTCACAGACCGCCTTTTATCCATCCCCGAGGCCAGTACCTTCCGCGACGCGCTGCTTGCCCTGCAACAGCTGTTCCGGCAGCAGGACTTTGAACGCTCCCGCCTGGCCGCCATCCATCAACAGTGTGAAACCGCCTTCCCCGTCAGCATCCCCAAAGACCTGCTGCAAATAGACCTGTTCAAGACCGCACAACAATGCCAGTTGAGCGAAACGCTGGTCAACGATATCCTGTCACAGGTACATAGCCTGATGGCGCTCTGCCTCGGCTATTCCAAAGGACAATCGGAAATGTCGTCTTTCATGACACGTTTCATGGAACGCTATGAATCACAGGAAGTGCCGCTCAACCTGGTACTGGACGGTGAAACAGGCATCGGCTACGGCGCCGCTATCGAAAACACCGTGCACGCCCCCTTTGTGGAAGATGTGGCCGGCGCGCCTGCCAGCGAAAACCAGACCGTGAACTGGTCGCCGCTGCAACAACTCGGCCTCGACAAATACGAACAGTTTTTACAACAGGACCTCTCGGAAGTGGCCATCACCGACGAAGACCTGCAAAAACTCGGCGATCCCGAAACGGTGAATATGGCCCGCAGCTGCTACCTCTTCGGCAGCCTGCTGGGACCTTCCGCCGAAGCGGCCGATAAAGGCGACTACCGCTTTGCCCTCAACTCCATGGGCGGTCCGTCTGCTGCCAACCTGCTCGGCCGCTTCTGCAACGGCGACGAAGTGCTGACAGAAAAAGTGAAAGCCATCCTCGATGAAGAAGCCGCCGCTTACCCCGACCTGGTCATCGCGGAAGTAGTGCACTTCCCCGAAGCCCGCGCGGCCAATGTGCTGATAAGGCCCACCCTGCGCCCTTATGAGATACCCTATATCGGCGTGGCCGGCACACCGGAAGAATTCCGCATACCGGTGGCCGATATCATGGTGTCTGTCAGACAGAATGAAGTGGTCCTTAGAAGCAAACGGCTCAACAAACGCATATTGCCCCGTCTGAGCTCCGCACATAACTACGGTTACAACAGCCTGCCCATCTACAAATTCCTGTGCGATCTGCAACATCAGTCGCTGATCTCCTTCCTGCACTGGGACTGGGGCGTGTTCGCCAACCGCAAACGCCTGCCACGCGTGGTGTATAAAAACATCATTCTCAGCAGGGCCATGTGGACGCTCACCGCCAAAGAGGTGGAACACCTGGGCGATGACGCCGCAGCAAACCAGCGTTTCATTGATCAGTACCGTGAACAGCAGAAAATGCCGGACAAGGTATTGCTCGCCGAAGCAGACAATGAGCTGTTGCTGGACCTCACCGCGCCTGCCGCTGTGGGACTGCTCATCGACCATGTGAAGAAAATGTCGTCCGTAAAACTGAAGGAATGTCTGCTGGCCGAAGAAAGCGGTATCGTACGGGACATCCACAACGGCGAATACGCCCATGAAGTACTGATACCCATGCGTAGCGTGCCCGTGGCGGAAAAAGCGGGTGACAAGCCCCGGCCCGCCACTGCGGCGGCAGCGCCGGCAGCTTTGCCGGAACGCAGTTTTGCCCCCGGCAGTGAATGGCTATACGTAAAAGTATATTGCGGTTTCCGTGTGGCGGAAGAACTGCTGGCCACCTGGTTTGCGGAACAATTGCCGCAATGGCAGGAAGATGGCCTGTTTGAAGATTTCTTCTTCCTCCGCTACGGCGATCCCCTGCCACATATCCGCCTCCGCTTCCGCAACCGCCATCGTCCCGGTAATAATGATGAGATCCTGCACCGCATCCAGACCGGACTACAGCCAATGGTGGACAACGGGCAGGTGTCTAAAATCCAATGCGATACCTATATTCGTGAGATAGAACGCTACGGCGCCGCAACGATAGAGATCAGCGAACAGCTTTTCAGCGCCGACAGCCTCGCCGTACTGGGCGTGGTGAACATGCTGGAAGGCGCAGAAGGAGAGAGCTACCGCTGGCGCATGGCCCTGCGGGGAACAGATATGCTGCTGGAAGATTTCGGTCTCACGCCAACAGAACGCAAACAACTGCTGGCTGGCCTGCGCGAAGGTTTTGCGTCCGAATTCGGCGGTGCCAAAGTACAGCACAAGCCACTCAACGACAAATACCGTAAGCACCAGCAGGAAATCGCTTCTTTCCTGCGCGCCGAAAATGATGAGGCCAACGAAATAGCAGAAGCAGTGGAGTTCTTCCGTCAACGGTCGGCCGTCACCGCCCCGCTGGCAAAGCAGATACGGCAGCATTACCAGAACGACAACCGCTACTTCGATATCCTGGCCAGCCATATTCATATGTTCCTCAACAGGATATTTGTGGCCAAACAACGCAAACACGAAATGGTGATCTATCATTTCCTGGAGAAATATTATTTATCACAACTGGCGATGGAAGCAACACTGAAATAA
- a CDS encoding class I lanthipeptide produces the protein MKKKTLRLSKKLLLKKDTVVTLNQQEQAKLAGGAPITWWSACCVETDEVTCPAGCVRTTR, from the coding sequence ATGAAAAAGAAAACACTTCGACTGAGCAAAAAACTGCTCCTCAAAAAAGACACCGTTGTAACACTGAACCAACAAGAACAGGCAAAACTCGCTGGTGGAGCCCCCATCACCTGGTGGAGCGCATGTTGCGTGGAAACTGATGAAGTGACCTGCCCTGCCGGTTGTGTAAGAACAACCAGATAA
- a CDS encoding lanthionine synthetase LanC family protein — protein MNNTATQLRYIYHDLIPMLRERKYGADYNTSLFKGPWGALLFMFYYEQYADDQADNATALLEEIYAEYAPEKGDNYSFCNGHTGPFWLLEHLTRHEFLDLDINELASDFVTATILQSKFHLEHQNYDFLHGSSGMCNFLIRFAGRPDVAEHLEYFVQTLWNNSVMTDKGRSLPFFYTHDKPEGIFCNSFSLAHGSCSLLIIVAKIYEAGIAQELCHRLISESIPFIMEHKNTFTDDSLHALYPAILDGKSTQSRLSWCYGDLNVAMMLWYCGKLFNEQLWKEEALHIMRYNMRRDTDEAAGIMDNCLCHGSGGIAAFYRRFWFETQDEAFLQCANHWQEKAVEKITFPEDHSKHGIKMWLGKDKQWEYVWDLLDGSSGVGLSMLSQLHSQPLPWDECFLLS, from the coding sequence ATGAATAATACCGCCACTCAGTTAAGATACATCTATCATGACCTCATTCCCATGTTACGGGAACGTAAATACGGAGCCGACTATAACACCAGCCTGTTCAAAGGACCCTGGGGCGCCCTGTTGTTCATGTTTTATTACGAGCAGTATGCCGACGACCAGGCGGACAACGCCACCGCACTGCTGGAGGAAATATATGCTGAATACGCACCGGAAAAAGGAGACAATTACTCCTTCTGCAACGGCCATACCGGCCCTTTCTGGCTGCTGGAACACCTTACCCGCCACGAATTCCTGGACCTCGATATCAATGAACTGGCCTCCGATTTCGTGACAGCCACTATCCTGCAAAGTAAATTCCACCTCGAACACCAAAACTATGACTTTCTACATGGCAGCTCCGGTATGTGCAACTTCCTCATCAGGTTCGCCGGCCGCCCCGATGTGGCCGAACACCTCGAATATTTTGTACAAACCCTCTGGAACAACAGCGTCATGACCGACAAAGGCCGCAGCCTGCCTTTCTTCTATACGCACGATAAACCCGAAGGCATCTTCTGTAACTCCTTCAGCCTCGCCCACGGCTCCTGCTCCCTGCTGATTATTGTAGCAAAAATATACGAGGCCGGTATCGCACAGGAACTGTGCCACCGCCTTATCTCAGAAAGTATTCCGTTTATCATGGAACATAAAAATACTTTTACCGATGACTCCCTTCATGCCCTGTACCCGGCCATCCTGGATGGCAAGTCAACCCAAAGCCGCCTATCCTGGTGCTACGGCGATCTGAACGTGGCCATGATGCTGTGGTATTGTGGTAAACTGTTCAACGAGCAACTGTGGAAAGAGGAAGCACTGCATATCATGCGTTACAATATGCGCCGCGATACCGACGAAGCCGCCGGTATCATGGACAACTGCCTGTGCCACGGCTCCGGCGGTATCGCCGCTTTCTACCGCAGATTCTGGTTTGAAACACAGGACGAAGCCTTCCTGCAATGTGCCAATCACTGGCAGGAGAAAGCGGTCGAAAAAATCACTTTCCCGGAAGACCATAGTAAACACGGGATTAAAATGTGGCTGGGAAAAGACAAACAGTGGGAATACGTATGGGACCTGCTGGACGGCAGCAGCGGCGTAGGACTGTCTATGCTGTCACAGCTGCACTCACAGCCGCTGCCATGGGACGAGTGTTTTCTGCTCTCCTGA
- a CDS encoding class I lanthipeptide, protein MKKKKVTLSKKLQLKKDSVVELTVTQQAGVAGGAPLTRTTRCCQATTVSFCELC, encoded by the coding sequence ATGAAAAAGAAAAAAGTCACACTCAGTAAAAAACTGCAACTAAAAAAAGATTCAGTAGTAGAACTTACCGTAACCCAACAAGCAGGCGTAGCTGGCGGAGCGCCGTTGACCCGGACCACCCGTTGTTGCCAGGCCACCACTGTTTCTTTCTGCGAGCTTTGCTGA
- a CDS encoding class I lanthipeptide — MKKKLALSKKLSLKKDAVATLNVQQQTKIAGGVPLTWWSACCENTREVTCPEGCVRTSQPTA, encoded by the coding sequence ATGAAAAAGAAACTGGCACTCAGTAAAAAGCTGTCACTGAAAAAAGACGCCGTTGCAACCTTGAATGTGCAACAGCAAACCAAAATCGCCGGTGGTGTTCCATTGACCTGGTGGAGCGCCTGCTGTGAAAACACCCGTGAGGTAACCTGTCCTGAAGGCTGCGTCCGGACTTCTCAACCAACTGCATAA
- a CDS encoding class I lanthipeptide — translation MKKKKADLRKKLSLNKAVVGALAAPQTALSQVYSCVTCWTVCCLTEPETYCVGECRVP, via the coding sequence ATGAAAAAGAAAAAAGCTGATCTCCGTAAAAAACTTTCGCTGAATAAAGCGGTAGTGGGGGCGTTGGCCGCGCCGCAGACAGCACTGTCACAGGTGTATTCCTGTGTTACCTGCTGGACCGTCTGCTGCCTCACAGAGCCCGAAACATACTGCGTTGGCGAATGCAGAGTACCCTGA
- a CDS encoding class I lanthipeptide — translation MKKKTIDLAKKLTLAKATVASLTVKQQVGLKGGRLSTNCDTYDPQWTCESHPRPTNVCM, via the coding sequence ATGAAAAAGAAAACAATTGACCTGGCGAAAAAACTGACCCTCGCCAAAGCAACGGTAGCCTCCCTGACGGTAAAACAGCAGGTAGGATTAAAAGGTGGCCGTCTTTCCACCAATTGCGACACCTATGATCCGCAATGGACCTGCGAGTCCCATCCTCGTCCAACGAATGTTTGCATGTAG
- a CDS encoding class I lanthipeptide — translation MKKKTLTLSKKLSLKKEAVASLNPQQQAKIAGGMPRTMFSVCCVDTNEATCPDDCVVYTTRGCGRA, via the coding sequence ATGAAAAAGAAAACACTGACGCTCAGCAAAAAGCTGTCACTGAAAAAAGAAGCGGTTGCATCGTTAAACCCGCAACAGCAAGCCAAAATCGCCGGTGGTATGCCCAGAACGATGTTCAGCGTTTGCTGTGTGGACACCAATGAGGCTACTTGTCCTGATGACTGCGTAGTATACACCACCCGTGGGTGCGGACGCGCTTGA